From Kaistella polysaccharea:
AGTATTTGGTTTTCTTCGGCTTGATATTTCTGACAAAGGTCTAAAACCACATTTTCAATTCTTTTATTCTGCTCAGAATTCTCGGAGAAATAATTTCCCATTACTGACCAAGCCATCGGTTGCAATTTTTTAAGCATCATTTGATCTAAAGTTCCGTCATATAAAGCTTTGGTTTCATTAATCGAAATTTCTACTTGATTCGTAATAATTGGGAACGCATCGTTGACCAGATCAAATTGTGATGGTGAAAAATTTGAAACACCAAAATGCCTAACTTTTTTTTCTTCCCGCAAAATTGAAAACGCTTCTCCGATTTCCAGGGGATTTAGTAAAGGTGAAGGTCGGTGCAGCAATAATAGATCAAGATAATCCGTTTTCAAATTTTTAAGACTTGTGTCTACCGATTTTAAAATATAATCCTTGGAATAATTATATGATTTAAGATGGAAATTACGATTGGTACACGGCATTTCTATACCACATTTTGAAATGAGTTGAATCTTATTTCTGTCAATTTTCATATCAGAGAATGCATCACCAAATAGCTTTTCGGTTGTATAATCACCATAAATATCGGCGTGGTCGAAAGAGGTGAGATTTTCTGTCATCGCAGTATCGATGAGTTGTTGCACATTTCTTATGGAATGATTGGCTCCCCAAATGCCCCAGCGCATGGTTCCTATGATAATGGGTGAAAAATTCATGAGCTTATGATTTTGGTCAAAATTACATCATTATAAAAAGTCTTTACTCATTTTACAATTTAAATTTTATTTTTAAAATTTTAGTCTCTTTTACTCGAGTAATCGCAACCCAGCGTGAGTGAATCCCCTTGTTTAATCTGGAGAGAATGGAAGATGGTAATGTTCGCCCTAAAGAACAGAAATTTACCTCTAGG
This genomic window contains:
- a CDS encoding aldo/keto reductase, translated to MNFSPIIIGTMRWGIWGANHSIRNVQQLIDTAMTENLTSFDHADIYGDYTTEKLFGDAFSDMKIDRNKIQLISKCGIEMPCTNRNFHLKSYNYSKDYILKSVDTSLKNLKTDYLDLLLLHRPSPLLNPLEIGEAFSILREEKKVRHFGVSNFSPSQFDLVNDAFPIITNQVEISINETKALYDGTLDQMMLKKLQPMAWSVMGNYFSENSEQNKRIENVVLDLCQKYQAEENQILLAFILKHPANVIPIIGTSRVEKIKEFKQSLGLELSREDWFRLLEASNGKEVD